One region of Chryseobacterium sp. SORGH_AS_0447 genomic DNA includes:
- a CDS encoding AraC family transcriptional regulator has protein sequence MKIFIKNMVCARCISAVQAIFNESGIPLKSIMLGEAETESEVSEKEMQLLEQQLEDTGFERIKDSARQQTEKIKNLIIAQISGLDIAEDFLLSEFLSSSFHKDYSALSKTFSQNENITLEQFFILQKIEKVKELLLYNEFTLTEIAGKLGYKSVQHLSSQFRNSTGFTPTEFKKLKVHNRKPLDQV, from the coding sequence ATGAAAATCTTCATCAAAAATATGGTTTGCGCCAGATGCATTTCTGCGGTGCAGGCTATTTTTAATGAATCCGGAATTCCATTGAAATCCATTATGCTGGGTGAAGCAGAAACCGAATCCGAAGTTTCTGAAAAAGAAATGCAGCTTCTGGAACAGCAGCTGGAAGATACCGGCTTTGAAAGAATTAAAGATTCTGCTCGTCAGCAAACCGAGAAAATCAAGAACCTGATTATTGCTCAAATCAGCGGGCTTGATATTGCGGAGGATTTTCTGCTGTCTGAATTTCTAAGCTCTTCATTCCACAAAGATTACAGTGCCCTCTCCAAAACATTTTCACAAAACGAAAATATCACCCTCGAACAGTTTTTTATCCTCCAGAAAATCGAAAAGGTAAAGGAACTGCTTCTCTACAATGAATTTACTTTAACGGAAATTGCCGGAAAACTGGGCTACAAAAGCGTCCAGCACTTATCTTCCCAATTCCGGAACAGCACAGGGTTCACTCCCACCGAATTTAAGAAATTAAAAGTACACAACCGGAAACCGCTGGATCAGGTTTGA
- a CDS encoding T9SS-dependent choice-of-anchor J family protein — translation MRKKLLLALFAMPFIANAQFTQNFDAGTTIPAGWTVLNGGDTNTWSIVNYTGGNITAYSGSNTASIGYGSSAHDDYLVTPAITVTAGVSDFLSFYARSRDPQYPETISVRISTTTPTASAFTTTLAASVAPASGANFYRYTYNLTSYVGQTIYIGFYSSTTDMFYFDLDDISVGAIPACAAPSGVTVNSVLSNSANVGWTASPTAGATYQIEYGPTGFTPGTGTVITSSTTSATIPNLTAATGYQFYVRSNCGTNGFSSWTAVKSFTTTCTPVSSFPYIQNFDTATIPSCWSNEAVTGGGTSTWAYVTENGNSSVTPKSAPRMAEFRTSTAGNKAKLLLPPLNISALTTPQLRFSLANVNWFGDVDELRIYYKANPSDAWTQIGSSYTTENAAWLDVSIPLPNKSANYTIAFEGTSNWARGIDVDNVSVVDASSLAVNDVTRNNADVKVYPNPVKDVLNINSEKKLNSIEIFSLTGQLIKTIDKDATKVNISDLSKGVYLLRVKSEGKDQSFKIIKD, via the coding sequence ATGAGAAAAAAATTACTTTTGGCATTATTCGCCATGCCATTTATTGCCAATGCGCAATTCACCCAGAATTTTGATGCTGGAACAACAATTCCGGCTGGTTGGACAGTTTTAAACGGAGGAGATACCAATACCTGGTCTATTGTAAATTATACCGGAGGAAACATTACCGCTTACAGTGGTTCAAATACAGCCTCAATAGGTTATGGCTCTTCAGCTCACGATGATTATCTGGTAACTCCTGCTATTACGGTTACTGCCGGCGTAAGCGACTTTCTTTCCTTTTATGCCAGAAGCCGTGATCCTCAATATCCGGAAACCATCAGTGTGAGAATTTCTACCACGACTCCTACAGCTTCGGCTTTTACAACTACTTTGGCTGCTTCGGTAGCACCTGCGAGCGGAGCCAATTTTTACAGGTATACCTATAATCTTACTTCATATGTAGGACAAACGATTTATATTGGTTTTTACTCTTCCACCACAGATATGTTTTATTTTGATTTGGATGATATTTCGGTAGGTGCTATTCCGGCATGTGCTGCTCCTTCAGGAGTTACGGTAAATTCAGTATTGTCAAATTCTGCAAATGTAGGCTGGACTGCTTCTCCTACTGCAGGAGCAACTTATCAGATCGAATATGGTCCTACAGGATTTACTCCGGGAACCGGTACCGTTATTACTTCATCAACTACGTCTGCTACAATTCCTAATCTTACAGCTGCTACAGGATATCAGTTTTATGTGCGGTCCAATTGCGGCACCAATGGTTTCAGTTCGTGGACTGCTGTAAAATCTTTTACAACAACCTGTACTCCGGTTTCATCATTCCCTTATATTCAAAATTTTGACACGGCAACAATTCCTTCATGCTGGTCCAATGAAGCTGTTACGGGAGGCGGTACTTCTACCTGGGCCTATGTTACCGAAAATGGAAACAGTTCAGTAACGCCTAAGTCAGCTCCGAGAATGGCAGAATTCAGAACGTCAACGGCAGGAAATAAAGCTAAATTATTATTACCTCCTTTAAATATTTCCGCACTTACAACGCCTCAGCTTAGATTCAGCCTTGCCAATGTAAACTGGTTTGGTGATGTAGATGAACTGAGAATTTACTACAAAGCAAATCCTTCTGATGCCTGGACGCAGATAGGAAGCTCATATACAACTGAAAATGCAGCGTGGCTTGATGTAAGTATACCGCTTCCGAACAAGTCTGCAAATTACACCATTGCTTTTGAGGGAACTTCAAACTGGGCAAGAGGTATCGATGTAGATAATGTTTCTGTTGTAGATGCATCTTCTCTGGCGGTAAATGATGTAACCAGAAATAATGCAGATGTAAAAGTATATCCAAATCCTGTAAAAGATGTTCTGAACATCAATTCTGAGAAGAAACTCAACAGCATTGAAATTTTCTCACTGACAGGACAACTTATCAAAACAATTGACAAAGATGCCACAAAGGTAAATATATCTGATCTTAGCAAAGGAGTGTATCTGTTGAGAGTAAAATCTGAAGGCAAAGATCAGTCATTTAAAATCATTAAAGACTAA
- a CDS encoding heavy metal translocating P-type ATPase — protein sequence MQKKYTITGMSCSGCQKKISEKLNGIEGIKADINLETHTAAITSDHELDLTTLNKALEEAGNYRLQDLEHPQKEFVKPQDRVSPSSVYYCPMECEGDKVYFQQGKRCPVCNMYLVPIEEKQSKDPNFKPAYSKTNLPENFKDHIGEYYCPMFCEGDKVYHEKGDCPVCHMHLEEITEELVNSSGMHSHHHSHHHSSHQETPKVTDEMAGKYYCPMYCEGDKVYDSNVGCPVCGMDLVKYPEKKTAKYTCPMHPEIVRDEPGDCPICGMDLVRIPDKDENEEDETYTVLKKKFIISLVFTVPVFILSMGGMLIDFPFSHQTQGFIELALSLPVIFYSGWFLLKRGWVSFKTRNLNMFSLIVLGVAAAFIFSIIALIFPDLIPHEIRGHNHEIPLYFEAVCVILTLVILGQLMEAAAHKKTGNAIRELMNLSPDEAHLIVGGQEKKVLLSQVKKGDLLRVKPGEKIPVDGKITEGNSVVDESMITGEPVPVQKNVNDPVTSGTINGNQTFVMKAEKVGDETLLSQIIKMVNEASRSKAPIQKLTDKVSKVFVPTVIGIAVLTFILWQLFGPEGQKTLFAFVNAVAVLIVACPCALGLATPMSLMVGIGKGAKNGILIKNAEALEQMNKVNVLITDKTGTLTEGKPSVEHIETLNNDRDQILKLAYSLNQNSEHPLSNAVIQKAKEKNISAEKVQDFENISGKGVKGESNGKTIYLGNESLLTSHQIRIPENLKKKAVEVQSKAHTISYVAQGHEVLGFISFTDKIKESSKKAVQQLMAEGVDVIMMTGDNEHTAKAVADELGIKHFKANCLPEDKLNEVKKLQQQGKIVAMTGDGINDSPALAQANIGIAMGTGTDAAIESAEITLLKGDILGVAKAKLLSEKLLKNIRENLFFAFIYNVLGVPVAAGLLYPFFGILLSPMIAAAAMSFSSLSVILNSLRLNSVNLNIKSEE from the coding sequence ATGCAAAAGAAATATACCATTACCGGAATGAGCTGCTCCGGCTGCCAGAAAAAGATTTCTGAAAAGCTGAACGGCATAGAAGGCATCAAAGCCGATATTAATCTGGAAACCCACACTGCCGCCATTACTTCCGACCACGAATTAGATTTAACCACTTTAAATAAAGCACTTGAAGAGGCAGGAAATTACAGACTCCAGGATTTGGAACATCCTCAAAAGGAATTTGTAAAACCTCAGGACCGCGTTTCGCCGTCTTCGGTATATTACTGTCCGATGGAATGTGAAGGCGATAAAGTGTATTTCCAACAAGGAAAAAGATGCCCGGTCTGTAATATGTACCTGGTTCCTATTGAGGAAAAGCAGTCAAAAGATCCGAATTTCAAACCGGCTTATTCCAAAACCAACCTTCCTGAAAATTTTAAGGATCATATCGGAGAATATTACTGCCCGATGTTCTGCGAAGGAGATAAAGTATACCATGAAAAAGGTGATTGCCCGGTCTGCCACATGCATCTGGAGGAAATAACAGAAGAACTGGTGAACAGTTCCGGAATGCACAGCCATCATCATTCTCACCACCATTCGTCCCATCAGGAAACTCCAAAAGTCACCGATGAAATGGCCGGGAAATATTACTGCCCGATGTATTGTGAAGGGGATAAAGTGTACGACAGCAACGTCGGTTGCCCGGTGTGCGGCATGGATCTGGTAAAGTATCCTGAGAAGAAAACAGCGAAATACACCTGCCCGATGCATCCTGAAATTGTAAGGGACGAACCCGGCGACTGCCCGATCTGTGGAATGGACCTGGTGAGAATACCTGATAAAGATGAAAATGAAGAAGATGAAACCTATACGGTTTTAAAAAAGAAATTCATCATTTCCCTGGTATTTACGGTACCTGTTTTCATTCTTTCCATGGGCGGAATGTTGATTGACTTCCCGTTTTCCCACCAAACCCAGGGCTTTATCGAGCTGGCGCTTTCGCTTCCGGTAATTTTCTATTCCGGATGGTTCCTTTTAAAAAGAGGCTGGGTTTCTTTCAAAACAAGGAATTTAAATATGTTCAGCCTTATTGTGCTTGGAGTTGCAGCAGCATTTATTTTCAGCATTATTGCTTTAATCTTTCCGGATTTGATCCCCCATGAAATCCGTGGGCACAACCATGAAATCCCTCTGTATTTTGAGGCGGTCTGTGTCATCTTGACATTGGTGATCTTAGGTCAGCTGATGGAGGCGGCCGCTCACAAAAAAACAGGAAATGCCATCCGTGAACTGATGAACCTCTCCCCTGACGAAGCCCACCTTATCGTCGGCGGACAGGAGAAAAAAGTGCTGCTTTCGCAGGTAAAAAAAGGCGATCTTCTGCGGGTAAAACCCGGTGAGAAAATCCCGGTGGACGGAAAAATCACGGAAGGAAATTCGGTGGTTGACGAAAGCATGATTACGGGTGAACCGGTTCCGGTTCAGAAAAATGTCAACGATCCGGTAACCTCCGGAACGATTAACGGGAACCAGACTTTCGTTATGAAAGCAGAAAAAGTAGGTGATGAAACCCTGCTGTCCCAGATCATCAAAATGGTAAATGAAGCCAGTCGCAGCAAAGCGCCCATCCAAAAACTGACAGATAAAGTTTCAAAAGTCTTTGTACCAACCGTAATCGGTATTGCTGTTCTTACTTTTATCTTATGGCAGCTTTTCGGTCCGGAAGGCCAGAAAACCTTATTTGCCTTCGTCAATGCTGTTGCAGTTTTAATTGTGGCCTGTCCGTGTGCGCTGGGCCTTGCTACGCCCATGTCTTTGATGGTGGGAATTGGGAAAGGCGCTAAAAACGGGATTTTAATTAAAAATGCCGAAGCCCTGGAACAGATGAATAAGGTAAATGTCCTGATCACCGATAAAACCGGAACATTAACGGAAGGAAAACCTTCTGTAGAGCATATCGAGACATTGAATAACGACCGGGATCAAATTTTAAAATTAGCTTATTCCCTGAATCAGAATTCTGAGCATCCTTTATCTAATGCCGTCATTCAAAAAGCAAAAGAAAAAAATATTTCCGCTGAAAAAGTACAGGACTTTGAAAACATTTCAGGAAAGGGCGTGAAGGGAGAAAGCAATGGAAAAACGATCTATCTCGGAAATGAGAGTCTGCTGACCTCTCACCAGATCCGTATCCCGGAAAACCTTAAAAAGAAAGCCGTAGAGGTACAGTCGAAAGCGCATACGATTTCCTATGTGGCACAGGGGCATGAAGTACTCGGATTTATCAGCTTTACAGATAAAATAAAGGAAAGTTCTAAAAAAGCGGTTCAGCAATTGATGGCTGAAGGCGTTGATGTGATCATGATGACCGGCGATAACGAACATACCGCCAAAGCTGTTGCCGATGAATTGGGAATTAAGCATTTTAAAGCCAACTGCCTGCCGGAAGATAAATTAAATGAGGTGAAAAAATTGCAGCAGCAGGGGAAAATAGTAGCAATGACCGGTGACGGAATCAACGACTCTCCTGCCCTGGCGCAGGCTAACATCGGAATTGCGATGGGAACCGGAACGGATGCCGCTATCGAAAGTGCAGAAATTACTCTTCTCAAAGGAGATATTCTTGGGGTGGCAAAAGCGAAACTGTTGAGTGAGAAACTGCTGAAAAATATCAGAGAAAACCTGTTCTTTGCTTTTATTTATAACGTGCTGGGGGTGCCTGTTGCGGCAGGATTATTGTATCCGTTTTTTGGAATTCTGCTGTCACCGATGATTGCAGCCGCGGCTATGAGCTTCAGTTCTTTATCTGTGATTTTGAATTCTCTGAGACTGAATTCGGTTAATTTAAATATAAAATCTGAGGAGTAG
- a CDS encoding acyl-CoA thioesterase, which yields MNYHTRKWVKPEDLNPNQSLFGGRLLQWIDEEAALYAVIQLENKKVVTKFISEINFVSSAKQGDIIEIGIEVSAFGSTSITLACEVRNKMTHQTIITVDRIVMVNLDENGNPAPHGKTKVEFVKDRLNNRNSS from the coding sequence ATGAATTATCACACCAGAAAATGGGTAAAACCGGAAGACCTCAACCCTAACCAATCCCTTTTCGGAGGCAGATTGCTGCAATGGATCGATGAAGAAGCAGCCCTATACGCCGTTATTCAGCTTGAGAATAAAAAAGTAGTTACCAAATTCATTTCCGAGATCAATTTCGTAAGCTCGGCAAAACAGGGAGATATTATTGAGATCGGTATTGAAGTTTCGGCCTTCGGTTCCACTTCCATCACCCTTGCGTGCGAAGTAAGGAATAAAATGACGCATCAGACCATTATTACCGTGGACAGGATCGTTATGGTAAACCTCGACGAAAACGGAAATCCGGCCCCTCATGGAAAAACAAAGGTTGAATTTGTAAAAGACAGGTTGAACAACCGGAATTCATCATGA
- a CDS encoding polysaccharide deacetylase family protein — MTKTFAERSRKKTFLGMFALVSATSILFNSCNQKKDKKESEKLIPKDHPVAKIVPKLDDEKIPAGKRVIYLTFDDGPNRGTENLLKILHKRNVCATAFLVGKHVYGSKKQQQDLELLRKDQLIELANHSFTHAHNRYNDFYKNPAAVVHDFDTAKDSLRLYDKIARTPGRNIWRLNNITVTDLKSSKEAADQLKQAGYKVVGWDLEWKPTDKMVLKGKHDEMLKKVDSIFFNDLEKTSRHLVFLTHDQYLNDSDSINELDLFIEKLQKSNRFVFRKISEYPKINEVLN; from the coding sequence ATGACAAAAACTTTTGCAGAAAGGTCTAGAAAAAAGACTTTTCTCGGGATGTTTGCATTGGTGAGTGCAACTTCAATTTTATTTAACAGCTGTAATCAAAAGAAAGACAAGAAAGAATCTGAAAAACTGATTCCCAAAGACCATCCCGTCGCAAAAATTGTCCCCAAACTTGATGATGAAAAAATTCCCGCCGGTAAAAGGGTAATCTATCTTACCTTCGATGACGGCCCCAACCGCGGAACCGAAAACCTCCTTAAAATTTTACACAAAAGAAATGTTTGTGCCACTGCATTTTTAGTTGGCAAGCACGTCTATGGAAGTAAAAAACAACAGCAGGATCTTGAACTGCTGAGAAAAGACCAGCTTATCGAACTGGCCAACCACAGTTTTACGCACGCCCACAACCGGTACAACGATTTCTACAAAAATCCTGCAGCGGTAGTTCATGATTTCGATACGGCGAAAGATAGCTTACGGCTATATGATAAGATCGCAAGAACTCCCGGAAGAAATATCTGGCGGCTGAACAACATTACGGTAACCGATCTTAAAAGCTCAAAAGAAGCAGCAGACCAGCTGAAGCAGGCCGGCTATAAAGTGGTCGGCTGGGATCTGGAGTGGAAACCGACCGATAAAATGGTCCTGAAGGGAAAACACGACGAAATGCTGAAGAAAGTCGACAGTATTTTTTTCAATGATCTTGAAAAGACATCCAGGCACCTGGTTTTCCTGACGCACGATCAATATTTAAATGACAGCGATTCCATCAATGAGCTGGATCTTTTTATTGAAAAGCTCCAGAAGAGCAACCGTTTTGTATTTAGGAAAATCTCGGAGTATCCGAAGATCAATGAGGTGCTGAATTAA
- a CDS encoding RNA-binding protein, producing MNIFVSNINYATKDYELQDLFSEFGEVSSVKIITDKETGRSRGFGFVEMEDAEGQQAIEALNQKDFNGKTLNVSEAKPREEKPRRTFGNNAGGSRSGGGGYGGGNRSGGGGYGGGNRSGGGGYGGGDRGGNGGGKRW from the coding sequence ATGAACATTTTTGTTTCAAACATCAACTACGCAACTAAAGATTATGAGTTGCAGGATTTATTTTCAGAATTTGGAGAGGTTTCTTCTGTAAAAATTATTACAGATAAAGAAACCGGACGTTCTAGAGGTTTCGGATTTGTCGAAATGGAGGACGCAGAAGGACAACAAGCTATTGAGGCTCTTAATCAGAAGGATTTCAACGGAAAAACCCTTAATGTTTCAGAAGCTAAGCCAAGAGAAGAAAAGCCAAGAAGAACTTTCGGTAACAACGCTGGAGGTAGCAGAAGCGGTGGCGGTGGCTACGGTGGCGGAAACAGAAGCGGTGGCGGTGGCTACGGCGGTGGAAACAGAAGCGGTGGCGGAGGCTACGGCGGTGGAGATCGTGGCGGAAACGGCGGTGGAAAACGTTGGTAA
- a CDS encoding BlaI/MecI/CopY family transcriptional regulator, protein MKINHLTSAEENLMRLFWKLESFYLKDVMEQHPEPKPHQNTVSTYLKILVEKGYLATEKEGRIFKYSVVLPMEEYRKFLLKELTHHFFHDSGKEIVSFLLHEKIISQEDLKEFNPVIEIKPLKVIEEFEYANEILNPKKDKKKSKDKKKKKKKEKE, encoded by the coding sequence ATGAAAATCAACCACCTTACTTCTGCGGAAGAAAACTTAATGAGGCTGTTCTGGAAATTGGAATCCTTTTACCTAAAGGATGTTATGGAACAGCACCCCGAGCCGAAACCGCACCAGAATACCGTTTCTACTTATCTGAAAATACTCGTTGAAAAAGGATATCTCGCGACCGAAAAAGAAGGAAGAATCTTTAAATATAGCGTGGTTCTGCCAATGGAAGAATACCGGAAATTTCTCTTAAAAGAGCTGACGCATCATTTTTTTCATGATTCGGGAAAGGAAATCGTAAGCTTTCTGCTGCACGAAAAAATCATTTCCCAGGAAGATTTGAAGGAATTCAACCCGGTAATCGAAATCAAGCCTTTAAAAGTTATCGAAGAGTTTGAATATGCCAATGAAATCCTGAATCCCAAAAAGGATAAAAAGAAAAGCAAGGATAAGAAAAAGAAGAAAAAGAAAGAAAAGGAATAA
- a CDS encoding DUF72 domain-containing protein: MEKENLYIGCSGFYNNDWKGSLYPEDAKSKDFLTLYSQVFNCVEINSTFYRKPTDKTLQKWTDETPENFRFFIKIPKTISHEKRLENCREEISEFCGHIQSHLQEKLSGFLYQFPPSFKNTPENIDLILNNLDFSYTNVIEFRHESWWRDEIFALLKENHVIFSGVSFPGNLPEDVITGHADILYYRLHGKPVLYKSEYDENFIKNLAEKIRNFQHKSFIFFNNTWGTAAIKNSLYLKELLEK; this comes from the coding sequence ATGGAAAAGGAAAATCTTTATATCGGCTGTTCGGGTTTTTACAATAACGACTGGAAGGGTTCTTTGTATCCTGAGGATGCCAAAAGCAAAGACTTTCTTACGCTGTATTCCCAAGTGTTCAACTGTGTGGAGATCAATTCTACTTTTTATAGGAAACCTACTGACAAAACCCTGCAGAAATGGACGGATGAAACGCCTGAAAACTTCAGGTTCTTCATTAAGATTCCAAAAACAATTTCTCATGAAAAGCGGCTGGAAAACTGCCGGGAAGAAATTTCTGAATTCTGCGGGCACATTCAGAGTCATTTACAGGAAAAGCTTTCGGGATTTTTATATCAATTTCCGCCGTCTTTTAAAAATACGCCGGAAAATATCGATTTGATTTTAAACAATCTGGATTTCAGTTATACCAATGTTATTGAATTCCGTCATGAATCCTGGTGGCGCGATGAAATCTTTGCGTTGTTAAAAGAAAATCATGTCATTTTTTCAGGTGTCAGCTTTCCCGGGAATCTGCCGGAAGATGTCATTACCGGACATGCTGACATTTTATACTACAGGCTGCATGGAAAACCTGTTCTTTACAAGTCGGAATACGACGAAAATTTTATTAAAAATCTGGCGGAAAAAATTCGGAATTTTCAACATAAATCGTTTATCTTTTTCAATAATACGTGGGGAACGGCTGCTATTAAAAATTCCCTGTATTTAAAGGAATTACTTGAAAAATAA